The Raphanus sativus cultivar WK10039 chromosome 2, ASM80110v3, whole genome shotgun sequence genome includes a region encoding these proteins:
- the LOC130508618 gene encoding uncharacterized protein LOC130508618 yields the protein MSASYDSDGVDRIVDECVDESVDECVDESFDEIFEGIYTDVVEGQEEQQRKRAYIERNREAGHNRLWNDYFTENPTYDASLFRRRFRMNKDLFLRIVHALSENIPFFRHRRDATGRFGLSPLQKCTAAIRLLAYGSAADAVDEYLRLGESTSISCLHHFTDGIIHVFGDEFLRRPTPEDLQRLLDIGEKRGFPGMVGSIDCMHWEWKNCPTSWKGLYARGSNKPTIVLEAVASQDLWIWHAFFGPPGTLNDINVLDRSPVFHDIFEGRAPRLKYVVNGHQYKLAYYLTDGIYPKWSTFIQSISSPQGPKAELFAEHQESARKDVERAFGVLQSRFAIVKNPALTWEKEKIGKIMRACIILHNMIVENERNDYPRSINEFEEGDSSRTSRVETERPTNIGNCVGIRDDVHDRRKHQKLKNDLIEHIWNKYGDDNE from the coding sequence ATGTCAGCATCATATGACTCTGATGGCGTCGATCGAATAGTAGACGAATGTGTAGACGAATCTGTAGACGAATGTGTAGACGAATCTTTTGATGAAATCTTCGAAGGTATATATACCGACGTAGTGGAGGGCCAAGAAGAACAGCAAAGGAAACGTGCTTATATTGAACGAAACCGCGAAGCCGGACACAACCGTTTATGGAATGACTACTTCACCGAAAATCCGACTTATGACGCATCCTTATTCAGACGCCGCTTCCGTATGAACAAGGATTTATTCTTGCGTATTGTCCATGCTCTCTCAGAGAACATTCCATTCTTTCGACACAGAAGAGACGCTACCGGGAGGTTTGGCCTTTCTCCACTGCAAAAATGTACGGCTGCAATTCGTCTGCTTGCTTATGGTTCTGCAGCAGACGCGGTTGACgaatatctccgacttggtgagaGCACATCAATTTCGTGTTTACATCATTTCACGGACGGGATAATACATGTGTTTGGAGATGAGTTTCTACGAAGACCGACACCAGAAGATCTTCAACGACTACTAGATATTGGAGAGAAACGCGGGTTTCCTGGGATGGTAGGGAGCATTGATTGTATGCACTGGGAGTGGAAAAATTGCCCAACCTCTTGGAAAGGACTGTACGCACGTGGATCAAACAAACCGACAATTGTCTTAGAGGCTGTAGCTTCACAagatctttggatatggcacgctTTTTTTGGTCCTCCAGGTACTTTAAACGATATTAATGTCCTGGATCGGTCTCCTGTTTTTCATGACATTTTTGAAGGTCGAGCTCCCAGATTAAAGTACGTGGTCAACGGACACCAGTATAAGTTGGCGTACTACCTCACAGACGGTATCTATCCAAAATGGTCCACATTCATCCAATCGATCTCATCCCCTCAAGGTCCTAAAGCAGAGTTATTTGCTGAACATCAAGAATCAGCCCGGAAAGATGTGGAGCGGGCTTTTGGAGTTTTGCAATCTCGATTTGCGATTGTGAAAAACCCGGCTCTTACATGGGAGAAAGAAAAGATAGGGAAGATTATGCGAGCATGTATCATACTACACAATATGATAGTCGAAAATGAACGCAATGACTACCCTCGCAGTATAAATGAATTTGAAGAAGGCGACAGCAGCAGAACCTCACGGGTGGAAACCGAGAGGCCTACAAATATCGGTAATTGCGTTGGCATTCGGGATGATGTTCACGACAGACGTAAACatcaaaaattgaaaaatgatCTAATCGAACATATTTGGAACAAATATGGTGATGATAATGAATAA
- the LOC108837844 gene encoding glutathione S-transferase T3-like, with amino-acid sequence MANIGGYVNLLKSQTSVDLESPEQLWFGAEGPDEPCEPSEPSVKERRKWSPKEDKILIGAWLNTSKDPIISNEQKAGAFWKRIVEYYNASPLLVGSTPRELGQCKQRWSRINGDVCKFVGCFETALRQQRSGQNDDDVMKAAHDIFFNDQGTKFILDHCWRELRYDQKWCTNFVPKDGVKAKRKQVAEGVPGEEEVREPEARPMGVKAAKAAKAAGKRKMSAREEELAKLQGVEVTDGQVTGYQVTGYQVTGYHQVTGVGSVVA; translated from the exons ATGGCTAACATTGGTGGTTATGTTAACCTACTAAAGAGTCAAACGTCAGTTGACCTTGAATCACCCGAACAACTATGGTTCGGTGCCGAAGGTCCTGATGAGCCTTGCGAGCCTAGTGAGCCTAGTGTGAAGGAGAGGAGGAAATGGTCTCCTAAAGAAGATAAAATCCTCATCGGCGCTTGGCTTAACACAAGCAAAGACCCTATCATCAGCAACGAGCAGAAAGCCGGTGCGTTCTGGAAGAGGATTGTAGAGTACTACAATGCAAGCCCTCTTCTCGTTGGGAGTACACCTAGGGAGCTTGGTCAGTGCAAGCAGAGGTGGTCTAGGATTAATGGGGATGTCTGCAAATTTGTAGGATGCTTTGAAACGGCTCTGAGGCAGCAGAGAAGTGGTCAAAACGACGATGATGTGATGAAAGCAGCCCATGACATATTCTTCAACGATCAGGGAACCAAATTCATCCTGGATCACTGCTGGAGAGAGCTAAGGTATGACCAGAAATGGTGCACCAACTTTGTGCCTAAAGACGGTGTGAAGGCAAAGCGCAAACAAGTTGCGGAGGGTGTACCTGGAGAAGAGGAAGTGCGAGAACCTGAAGCTAGACCAATGGGTGTGAAGGCTGCTAAGGCTGCTAAAGCTGCTGGTAAAAGGAAGATGAGCGCTAGAGAAGAGGAGTTGGCTAAGCTACAGGGC GTTGAAGTCACGGATGGTCAAGTCACGGGTTATCAAGTCACGGGTTATCAAGTCACGGGTTATCATCAAGTCACGGGTGTAGGAAGTGTTGTTGCTTAG
- the LOC108837845 gene encoding uncharacterized protein At1g43920, Chloroplastic-like: protein MGQDYSYSQPSSSDVDMDSLLLEEAELYADEAQSSYNAEPVQYEPDPEADDGIPTRCYCGGEPVVGTSTSSKHPYRRYYTCPNVDDGDCHIWKWWDVAVVEELRDFQREFRQLTEQVSESERKLVKLEESVAELSKKKPVASNGLEVVACLLVSLIVIIGLVVFFLPGKFLYLCFDCRSCLLDKTMTILSLWFSGGGSNGSNESV from the coding sequence ATGGGACAGGATTATAGTTACAGTCAGCCATCTTCATCAGATGTTGACATGGACTCTCTTCTTCTAGAGGAAGCAGAGTTGTACGCGGATGAAGCTCAGAGTAGCTACAACGCAGAGCCGGTTCAGTATGAACCTGACCCCGAAGCTGATGATGGAATCCCCACTAGATGTTACTGTGGTGGTGAGCCGGTGGTGGGAACATCCACCAGTTCTAAGCATCCATACAGGAGGTACTACACGTGCCCCAACGTTGATGATGGCGACTGCCACATCTGGAAGTGGTGGGATGTGGCCGTGGTGGAGGAGTTGCGGGACTTTCAGAGAGAGTTTAGGCAGTTAACTGAGCAAGTCAGTGAGAGTGAGCGGAAGCTGGTGAAGCTAGAGGAGTCAGTGGCTGAGTTATCTAAGAAGAAACCAGTGGCTTCAAATGGCTTAGAAGTGGTTGCTTGTCTACTGGTCAGTCTAATAGTGATAATAGGTTTGGTTGTCTTCTTTCTGCCTGGTAAGTTTCTGTACTTGTGTTTTGATTGTCGTTCATGTTTACTAGATAAAACTATGACTATTTTATCTCTTTGGTTTTCAGGAGGAGGTTCAAACGGTTCAAACGAGAGTGTATGA